The window CGAGCCCGAACCCCTTCTGCGGCCGCCGCCGGATCTGCACCAGCGCCGAGATGCCGAGCACGAAGCCGAGAATCGTGCCGAGGCCGAGCCCGCCGCAGATGCTGGCCACCAGCGCGCCGATCGCGAGCCCGTTGGGCCCGGACGCCACCATCGGCTGCGGGCCCTGAAACGTCCCCAACTGGGCCGGTCCGCCGAACGGCGACGGAGCACCGAAGGCCGCCGGGCTCCCATAGGGCCCCGGGCTCCCGTACGGCGGCGGACTACCGTACGGCGCCGCACCGGCGTAGGGGGCCGGGCCACCGTAAGGCATGTCACTGGCGGCGTAGGGCGGATGGCCCCCGTAGGGCGGAGGCGCGGCGGCGTATGGCGAAGGCTCGGCCGGCGGCTGAGTGGGATCAGGGGGAACCTGGTTGTGCACGGTCGCACGTTAATTGCGAGCGCGGCTCACGTCACGTCCATATCGATCTCGACTTGACATCGGCACCGATCCGGGGATCAGGCGGGCGGCGTGTTGGTGTGTCCGGGCGCGACCGACGCCTGAACCACGAGCGCGGCCGCACCGATGCTGGCGGCGTCGCGCGGCTGGGCGGACAACTCGACCACCACCGGGTGCCGCTGCCGAGCATGCGCGGTGCGTTCCAGGTGGGCCCGCAACCGGCGGGCGTGGATGGCCCCGGCCAGGGCGACGCCGGGGCCGGTGAGCACGACACGCCCCAGGTCGAGCAGGTTGACCATGGACGTGACGGCGACGGCGAGATGCCCGGCGGCCCGATCGAGCAGATCGAAGGCCACCGCATCACCGTGTACGGCAGCCCGCGCGACCGTGTCGTAGGCGCTGGAGACGGTCGCCGCCGGATCGAGCCGGAGCCGGCCGTCGGCCCGGGCCGCGTCGACCACCGCCGCCATCGACGCGTAGCGCTCCACGCAGCCCCGGTTTCCGCAGGGGCAGGGCAGCCCGGCGTAGTCGATCGACATGTGCCCGAGCTCACCCGCGTCGAAGCTCGCCCCGCGGAACAGCGCCCCGCCGAAGACGAGCCCCGCCCCGATGCCGCCGGCTAGATAGACGCACCCGAACGCCTGCTCCCGGGAGACCCGCCGGCTCCAGAACTCACCGAGCGCGGCCGCGGCGGCGTCGTTCTCCACCATCACCGGCAGGCCCAGCCGATCGGCGAGTTCCGCCCGCAGGGCGTGCAGGTCAGGGGCTTCCGGACCGCCCGGGTACGGCGTGGGCGCCACGATCGCGAGCCCCTCGACCCGGTCGCGGGGCAGGTCCAGCCCGGCCGTGAAGTCGTCGAACTGCCCGGCCAGCCGGTCGGCCGGCTGGCGCGGCACCACCTCACGCCCGACCACACCACCGGTCAGGTCGACGGCGACGCAGGTGACCGTGTCCGGCCCGAGGTGGAACCCGATCCCGAACCGGAACGCCTGCTTGATCGAGATCAGCTTGCGGGGCTTGCCGCGGATCGAGTCGGCCGAGCCCACCTCGTGGATGATCCCGTCGGCGATCAGGTCGCGGACGATGTTGGAGATCGACGGCTGGGTGAGGCCGGTGAGATCGGCCAGCTCGACCCGGCTGATCGCAGCCGCGGAGCGGATCACGTCGACGACGAGGGCCCGGCTGCCCGGTCCGGCGGCGGGCGTTTCGCGACGTGCCATCGAGGTAGTGTCTCCGAGTCTCGTGCCGACAGCGACACCCTACCTGGAGGAATCGGTGCCCAAGGCGTCCCGTCGGGTCGGTCTGGTGCTGGAGCGCGCGGCGCAGGTGCTCGGCGAGGAGCCGTATTACCACGAGTTCCTGGAGGGACTGGAGCGGGTCCTGACGCCGGCCGGGGTGTCGGTGCTGGTGCAGGTGGTTACCGACCGGGCGGCCGAGACCGCGACCTACGAGCGGTGGGCGGCGCAGGCGCGGGTGGACGGTGTGGTGCTGGTCGACCTGGGGCCGGACGACGAACGGGTCGAGCTGGTCGCACGGCTCGGGCTGCCGGCCGTGGTGCTCGGCGACCCGTCGACCGCGCAGGGTCTGCCGACGGTGTGGACCGACGACGCCGGGTTCGCCCGGGAGGCGGTCGGCTACCTGGCCGGGCTCGGGCATCGGGTGGCCGGGCACGTCACCGGGCCGCCGGCGTTCGCGCACACCCAACTGCGACGCGGCGGGTTGCAGGCCGAGGCGGTCGAGCGCGGCATGACGCTGCTGGTGGCCGAGGGCGATTATTCGTACGACGGAGGCCGCGCGGCCGCCTTGCGGTTGTTGACCACCCATGCCGTACGGCCGACGGCGATCGTCTTCGACAACGACGTGATGGCGCTCGCCGGGCTCGAAGCCGCCGCCGAATGCGGTCTGAAAGTGCCGGCCGACCTGTCCGTCGTCGCGTGGGACGACTCCCCGCAGTGCCAGCTCGCGGTCCCGGCCCTGTCGGCGATGAGCCACGACGTGGAGCGGATCGGCGAGCTGGCCGCGCAGGCGGTGTTGGCCGCGATGGCGGGCGCTCCGGCCGAGGTCTACCAGGCGTCGCCCGCCCACATCGTGGTGCGCTCGAGCACTCAAGCCCCCGCCTCCTGACGCTGTTCCAGGGCTGGGCTCACGTCGCCCTCCGACTACATAAATTATTAATTTAACCTTGACGTGGCCGCAACAGGGGCACCAAGCTGTGCCCTCAACGGGCGGCCGTCACATCCGCTCGGGTCGATCAGATGACGAACGGATGAGCGCGATGACTGATAGAAGGCGATTCCTCGGGTTCGGTGCGGCGGCCGTGCTGGCGCTGGCCACCGGCTGCACCGGCGGCGCGTCCGAACCGGGGCCGGCCGACTTCTCCGGCCAGATCACCGGGGACATCACGGTGCTGACCAACCGCACCGACCTGGCCACCACCGCCCTGCCCGAGTACGCGAAGAAATTCCAGGCCGAGTACCCCGGAACGAAAGTGACCTTCGAGCCGGTCACCAACTACGAGGGCGACGTCACCACCCAGCTCAGCTCCGGCGAATACGGCGACGTGCTACTCATTCCCAACACCGTCGCCGTCGACCAACTCGGACAGTTC of the Actinoplanes sichuanensis genome contains:
- a CDS encoding ROK family transcriptional regulator, which codes for MARRETPAAGPGSRALVVDVIRSAAAISRVELADLTGLTQPSISNIVRDLIADGIIHEVGSADSIRGKPRKLISIKQAFRFGIGFHLGPDTVTCVAVDLTGGVVGREVVPRQPADRLAGQFDDFTAGLDLPRDRVEGLAIVAPTPYPGGPEAPDLHALRAELADRLGLPVMVENDAAAAALGEFWSRRVSREQAFGCVYLAGGIGAGLVFGGALFRGASFDAGELGHMSIDYAGLPCPCGNRGCVERYASMAAVVDAARADGRLRLDPAATVSSAYDTVARAAVHGDAVAFDLLDRAAGHLAVAVTSMVNLLDLGRVVLTGPGVALAGAIHARRLRAHLERTAHARQRHPVVVELSAQPRDAASIGAAALVVQASVAPGHTNTPPA
- a CDS encoding LacI family DNA-binding transcriptional regulator, whose protein sequence is MSPSLVPTATPYLEESVPKASRRVGLVLERAAQVLGEEPYYHEFLEGLERVLTPAGVSVLVQVVTDRAAETATYERWAAQARVDGVVLVDLGPDDERVELVARLGLPAVVLGDPSTAQGLPTVWTDDAGFAREAVGYLAGLGHRVAGHVTGPPAFAHTQLRRGGLQAEAVERGMTLLVAEGDYSYDGGRAAALRLLTTHAVRPTAIVFDNDVMALAGLEAAAECGLKVPADLSVVAWDDSPQCQLAVPALSAMSHDVERIGELAAQAVLAAMAGAPAEVYQASPAHIVVRSSTQAPAS